The following proteins are co-located in the Anomalospiza imberbis isolate Cuckoo-Finch-1a 21T00152 chromosome 1, ASM3175350v1, whole genome shotgun sequence genome:
- the KIAA1143 gene encoding uncharacterized protein KIAA1143 homolog, whose amino-acid sequence MSKRNQVSYVRPAEPAFLSRFKRRVGYREGPTVDTKREQLPLADDDSDNGSDKEDEQPQVVTLKKGDLTAEEAMKIKQQIKEALKSKESDDEPEPADGKIMFRKPAKRSSEKCLDFNVSSSKKMKEANKTKREATTSQSAAKQVKNSSLLSFDDEENDD is encoded by the exons atGAGCAAGAGGAACCAGGTCTCCTACGTGCGGCCGGCCGAGCCCGCCTTCCTCAGCCGCTTCAAGCGGCGGGTCGGGTACCGGGAGGGCCCCACGGTGGACACCAAG AGAGAGCAGCTTCCACTTGCCGATGATGACAGTGACAATGGCAGTGACAAGGAAGATGAGCAGCCTCAAGTGGTGACACTGAAAAAAGGGGACTTGACTGCAGAAGAAGCAATGAAAATTAAGCAGCAAATCAAAGAGGCCTTAAAGTCAAAAGAATCAG ATGATGAACCAGAACCTGCTGATGGAAAAATTATGTTCAGGAAACCAGCCAAACGTTCATCAGAGAAGTGTTTGGACTTCAATGTAAGTTCAAGTAAGAAGATGAAAGAAGCAAATAAAACTAAGAGGGAAGCAACTACCTCTCAGAGTGCAGCTAAGCAAGTAAAAAACAGCAGTCTTCTGTCATTTGATGATGAGGAAAATGATGATTAG